One genomic region from Streptomyces sp. Li-HN-5-11 encodes:
- a CDS encoding alanine racemase, with amino-acid sequence MALTLYVDTARWRAHHKHVQEQFPGLVPVCKGNGYGFGHERLAEEATRLGSDLLAVGTTYEAARIKDFFGGDLLVLTPYRRGEEPVPLPDRVVRSVSSIDGVYGLVGARVVIEVMSSMKRHGISEQDLPQLHAAIENVRLEGFAIHLPLDRTDGSDAVEEVIGWMDRLRAARLPLHTMFVSHLKAEELARLQQQFPQTRFRARIGTRLWLGDHEATEYRGAVLDVTHVAKGDRFGYRQQKAASDGFLVVVAGGTSHGVGLEAPKALHGVMPRAKGVARAGLATVNRNLSPFVWGGKQRWFAEPPHMQVSILFVPSDAPEPKVGDELVAHLRHTTTQFDRLMDR; translated from the coding sequence ATGGCGCTCACGCTCTACGTCGACACCGCGCGCTGGCGGGCGCACCACAAGCACGTGCAGGAGCAGTTCCCGGGGCTCGTCCCGGTCTGCAAGGGCAACGGCTACGGCTTCGGCCACGAGCGCCTGGCGGAGGAGGCCACCCGGCTGGGCTCGGACCTCCTCGCCGTCGGCACGACGTACGAGGCCGCGCGCATCAAGGACTTCTTCGGCGGTGACCTGCTGGTACTGACGCCCTACCGGCGCGGCGAGGAGCCGGTGCCGCTGCCCGACCGCGTGGTCCGCTCGGTGTCGTCCATCGACGGGGTCTACGGCCTGGTGGGGGCCCGCGTCGTCATCGAGGTGATGTCCTCGATGAAGCGGCACGGCATCAGCGAGCAGGATCTGCCGCAGTTGCACGCCGCCATCGAGAACGTACGGCTGGAGGGCTTCGCCATCCATCTGCCCCTGGACCGCACCGACGGCTCGGACGCCGTCGAGGAGGTCATCGGCTGGATGGACCGGCTGCGGGCGGCCCGGCTGCCGCTGCACACGATGTTCGTCAGCCACCTCAAGGCCGAGGAACTCGCGAGGCTGCAGCAGCAGTTCCCGCAGACCCGCTTCCGCGCCCGCATCGGCACGCGGCTGTGGCTGGGCGACCACGAGGCCACCGAGTACCGGGGCGCGGTGCTGGACGTCACGCACGTGGCCAAGGGCGACCGCTTCGGCTACCGGCAGCAGAAGGCGGCCTCCGACGGCTTCCTCGTGGTCGTGGCGGGCGGTACCTCCCACGGTGTGGGCCTCGAGGCTCCCAAGGCGCTGCACGGCGTCATGCCGCGCGCGAAGGGCGTAGCGCGTGCCGGCCTGGCCACGGTGAACCGGAACCTTTCCCCGTTCGTGTGGGGCGGCAAGCAGCGCTGGTTCGCGGAGCCGCCGCACATGCAGGTATCGATCCTGTTCGTGCCTTCGGACGCTCCGGAGCCGAAGGTCGGCGACGAGTTGGTGGCCCATCTCCGCCACACCACCACGCAGTTCGACCGGCTCATGGACCGCTGA
- a CDS encoding glycosyltransferase 87 family protein, translated as MPSAESTQASVHEPGPVRPTTEDSVAAAGSELIGGPVGRRALLGTSWWTPVRVVAFVAIGMFALGLVQKAPCYHTAWFFGASSQYTKACYSDIPHLYQGRGFSDSLVPYFDKLPGDMPYLEYPVLTGVFMEVASWLTPHSGGIQHQEQWYWMVNAGMLMVCAAVIAVCVARTHARRPWDGLLVALAPAFVLTATINWDLLAVALTAAAMLMWSRGRSLAFGVLLGLATAAKLYPVFLLGPLLVLCWRAGKWRDFGTALGGAIASWLVVNLPVMAFATDGWWQFYKFSHDRGIDFGSFWLIWAQNTSNPPSTDFVNTVATLLVVVCFLGIAALALTAPRRPRFAQLAFLMVAAFIVTNKVYSPQYVLWLVPLAVLARPKWRDFLVWQACEVAYFLGIWMYLAYTTSGDARKGLPTDGYHWAIALHLLGTLYLCAVVVRDILMPERDVVRRAGDDDPSGGVLDGAEDVFVLGTAAHPPRHAAHFSGPQVEWGSRDAISPGDGSL; from the coding sequence ATGCCCAGTGCTGAATCGACCCAAGCGAGCGTGCACGAGCCCGGTCCGGTGCGGCCGACCACGGAGGACTCAGTCGCCGCGGCGGGCAGTGAGCTGATCGGCGGCCCCGTCGGGCGGCGTGCCCTGCTCGGGACGTCCTGGTGGACCCCGGTGCGGGTCGTGGCATTCGTCGCGATCGGCATGTTCGCCCTGGGCCTGGTCCAGAAGGCGCCCTGCTACCACACCGCCTGGTTCTTCGGCGCCAGCTCGCAGTACACGAAGGCCTGCTACTCGGACATCCCGCACCTCTACCAGGGGCGCGGCTTCTCCGACAGTCTCGTGCCCTACTTCGACAAGCTCCCCGGCGACATGCCGTATCTGGAGTATCCGGTGCTGACCGGTGTGTTCATGGAGGTGGCCTCTTGGCTCACCCCGCACAGCGGCGGCATCCAACACCAGGAACAGTGGTACTGGATGGTCAACGCCGGGATGCTCATGGTGTGCGCGGCCGTCATCGCCGTCTGTGTCGCCCGGACGCACGCCCGGCGGCCCTGGGACGGTCTGCTGGTCGCTCTTGCACCGGCCTTCGTCCTGACCGCCACCATCAACTGGGACCTGCTGGCGGTCGCCCTGACGGCCGCCGCGATGCTGATGTGGTCCCGCGGCCGGTCCCTCGCCTTCGGGGTCCTCCTGGGGCTCGCCACCGCCGCCAAGCTCTATCCCGTCTTCCTCCTCGGTCCGCTGCTCGTGCTGTGCTGGCGTGCGGGCAAATGGCGGGACTTCGGCACGGCCCTGGGGGGTGCGATCGCCTCCTGGCTGGTCGTGAACCTGCCGGTGATGGCCTTCGCCACCGACGGCTGGTGGCAGTTCTACAAGTTCAGCCACGACCGGGGCATCGACTTCGGCTCCTTCTGGCTGATCTGGGCGCAGAACACGAGCAACCCGCCCAGCACCGACTTCGTCAACACCGTGGCCACGCTGCTGGTGGTGGTGTGCTTCCTCGGCATCGCGGCGCTGGCCCTGACCGCCCCGCGCCGGCCGCGCTTCGCCCAGCTCGCTTTCCTGATGGTGGCCGCCTTCATCGTCACCAACAAGGTCTACTCGCCGCAGTACGTCCTGTGGCTGGTCCCCCTGGCCGTGCTGGCCCGCCCGAAATGGCGGGACTTCCTCGTCTGGCAGGCCTGTGAGGTGGCGTACTTCCTCGGGATCTGGATGTACCTCGCGTACACGACCAGCGGAGACGCCCGCAAGGGCCTGCCGACCGACGGCTACCACTGGGCCATCGCCCTGCACCTGCTCGGGACGCTGTATCTGTGCGCGGTCGTCGTGCGCGACATCCTCATGCCGGAGCGGGACGTGGTGCGCCGGGCCGGCGACGACGACCCCTCGGGCGGTGTGCTCGACGGTGCGGAGGATGTCTTCGTCCTCGGCACCGCGGCCCATCCACCGCGCCACGCGGCCCACTTCAGCGGACCGCAGGTGGAGTGGGGCAGCCGGGACGCGATCTCCCCCGGCGACGGTTCACTCTGA
- the femX gene encoding peptidoglycan bridge formation glycyltransferase FemX, whose product MSLTLRTISREQHLAYIQSLPAASHMQVPAWADVKAEWRSENLGWFDDRSGEMVGAGLVLYRQLPKIKRYLAYLPEGPVINWFAPNLDDWIQPMLAHLKQQGAFSVKMGPPVIIRRWNAETIKRGIQDSDVKRLRDLEADFIEPRAFEVADKLRRMGWQQGEDGGAGFGDVQPRYVYQVPLANRSLEEVHKNFNQLWRRNIKKAEKAGVEVVQGGYQDLEEWQRLYEITAVRDHFRPRPLSYFQRMWTALNTEDPNRMRLYFARHNGVNLAAATMLIVGGHVWYSYGASDNIGREVRPSNAMQWRMLRDAYALGATVYDLRGISDSLDETDHLFGLIQFKVGTGGQAAEYLGEWDFPLNKLLHKALDIYMSRR is encoded by the coding sequence ATGAGCCTGACCCTGAGGACCATCAGTCGAGAGCAGCATCTGGCCTACATCCAGAGCCTGCCCGCGGCCAGTCACATGCAGGTTCCGGCGTGGGCGGACGTCAAGGCGGAGTGGCGTTCGGAGAACCTCGGCTGGTTCGACGACCGGAGCGGCGAGATGGTCGGCGCGGGCCTGGTCCTCTACCGCCAGCTCCCCAAGATCAAGCGGTATCTCGCCTATCTGCCCGAGGGCCCGGTCATCAACTGGTTCGCGCCGAATCTGGACGACTGGATCCAGCCGATGCTGGCGCACCTGAAGCAGCAGGGGGCCTTCTCCGTGAAGATGGGCCCGCCGGTGATCATCCGGCGCTGGAACGCCGAAACCATCAAGCGGGGCATCCAGGACTCCGACGTCAAGCGCCTGCGCGACCTGGAGGCCGACTTCATCGAGCCCCGCGCGTTCGAGGTCGCCGACAAGCTGCGCCGCATGGGGTGGCAGCAGGGCGAGGACGGCGGCGCCGGCTTCGGCGACGTCCAGCCCCGCTACGTCTACCAGGTGCCGCTCGCGAACCGGTCCCTGGAAGAGGTGCACAAGAACTTCAACCAGCTGTGGCGCCGCAACATCAAGAAGGCCGAGAAGGCCGGCGTCGAGGTTGTCCAGGGCGGATACCAGGACCTCGAGGAATGGCAGCGGCTGTATGAGATCACGGCTGTGCGCGACCACTTCCGGCCCCGCCCGCTGTCGTACTTCCAGCGCATGTGGACGGCTCTCAACACCGAGGACCCCAACCGCATGCGGCTGTACTTCGCCCGGCACAACGGCGTCAACCTGGCCGCGGCGACGATGCTGATCGTGGGCGGCCACGTCTGGTACTCCTACGGCGCATCCGACAACATCGGCCGCGAGGTCCGGCCCTCGAACGCGATGCAGTGGCGGATGCTGCGTGACGCCTACGCGCTCGGCGCCACGGTCTACGACCTGCGCGGCATCTCCGACTCGCTGGACGAGACCGACCACCTCTTCGGCCTGATCCAGTTCAAGGTCGGCACCGGCGGGCAGGCCGCCGAGTACCTCGGCGAGTGGGACTTCCCGCTGAACAAGCTGCTGCACAAGGCGCTCGACATCTACATGTCGCGCCGCTGA